The Manihot esculenta cultivar AM560-2 chromosome 1, M.esculenta_v8, whole genome shotgun sequence genome has a window encoding:
- the LOC110615174 gene encoding 50S ribosomal protein L5, chloroplastic → MASPSLLQSAAASYRGQFPIISPPLSARIPYGNPRNGNSVVSVRATGGIVLVEKSEAEKTNRLKTTYLEKIVPLLMEEFSYTNILQVPKIEKVVVNCGIGDAAQNAKGLDAAMNDLAVITGQRPIKTRARNSIATFKIREGQPLGIAVTLRGSVMFSFLDRLINLGLPRTRDFQGVTPNSFDGHGNYSIGIRDQSVFPEIQYDALGKPKGMDVCITTTAKTDQEGQRLLALMGMPFRETSGTGVLPRKKKLKKHHFDSKSRGRR, encoded by the exons TCACCTCCTTTGTCTGCTAGAATACCTTACGGAAACCCTAGAAATGGCAATTCCGTGGTGTCTGTGAGAGCAACTGGCGGTATTGTGCTTGTGGAGAAATCAGAAGCTGAAAAGACCAATCGCCTTAAGACCACTTACCTTGAAAAGATTGTTCCGTTGCTTATGGAAGAGTTCTCGTACACTAACATTCTTCAG GTTCCGAAAATTGAGAAGGTTGTCGTGAACTGTGGCATTGGAGATGCTGCTCAGAATGCCAAGGGTTTGGATGCTGCAATGAATGATTTGGCTGTCATCACAGGCCAGAGACCTATCAAGACAAGAGCCAGGAACTCCATTGCCACCTTTAAGATCAGGGAAGGTCAACCTCTGGGAATTGCTGTCACACTAAGAGGAAGT GTGATGTTCTCCTTTTTAGATCGACTTATTAATTTAGGTCTTCCTAGGACAAGGGATTTCCAAGGTGTAACCCCAAACAGCTTTGATGGACATGGGAATTACAGCATCGGAATTCGTGACCAGAGTGTGTTCCCTGAAATTCAATATGATGCACTTGGTAAGCCAAAGGGAATGGACGTTTGCATCACAACCACTGCTAAAACTGATCAAGAAGGCCAGAGGCTGTTGGCTCTCATGGGGATGCCCTTCAGAGAAACTAGTGGTACCGGTGTTTTGCCACGCAAGAAGAAGTTGAAAAAGCATCATTTTGATTCAAAGTCGAGGGGGCGACGGTAG